Below is a genomic region from Desulfuromonadales bacterium.
CTATGATAAACCAAATACTATCAACCACCTTGCAGGCAGGAAACTATGTCACGGAAGAGCAGCGGAACCCTTGGAGCTGCCATGCTGGTCGTGGGAGGGTTCATCGGGGCCGGAGCGGCGCTGCTGCTTGCCCCCCAGTCGGGACAGAGAACCCGCAGGCAGATAACCCGCCGTTCGCGGGACCAACCTGCAGGACGTTCTTAAAACCTTAAAAAGAGCCCTTCGTTCCCCTCATGCCGCCAGTCGCCAGTGGCTCTGCTCGTGGATCATCGCCAGGACCGCCGGCCGGACCTCGTTAATGGTGGCGATATCTTCCATGCGGTCCTGGTAATCTTCGATCTTTTCCCCCTGGGCCACCAGCGTCCGCAGCAGCAGCTCGTACGCGTTGCTCATCGGCGTCGGATTGATGTCTCTCTCCCACCGGGAGATCTGGGAAGGGGAGCAATGGAACTTGCGGGCGAAGTCGGCGCCGGACCAGCCGAGATGCTTGCGCAGGAAGCGGATTTCGGCCGGAATCAGGCGTTCGGGCTTGTGCACCAGGGCTAGCGCGATCGCCCGGTGGAGTTCCGAGACACGGGGGATCGAGGCGAAGCTGGCCCCGCAATGTGGGCAGCGGCGCACGGTGATGTCCCGCAGCGTGACGTTATTCAACCCCGATTCCAGGTAGAGGTGATTTTCCCGGCCGGCGACAAGCTCGGCCTGCTGGCATTGCGGGCAAGTCATGATGTTGTTCTCCAGGCGGTGACGATCAGCACCTCGTCGGCGGCGAGAAACTGAACGATCACTTCAATTTTCTGCGTGCGGACCCGGTAACGCCAGGCCCCATTCTCCCACTCGCCGGGGTCGACAACCCCGCCGCGAAGCACATTCTCGCAGTCGAGAATGGAGATATTGCGCTGGCGGAGGCGGTCCAGCGCATGGGGAATCGCGTAGGTGATGGTCCCGGACGCCAGAATTTCACGCAACAAGCGACGGGCCTCATCCGGCCGCAACGGCTCTTGCAATGGCATTATACCCCCTCCAATATTGACTTCAAGTCAATAATTTATTCCATGTCAACGGCTTTCTTTGCGTCCTTGGCGAGCTTTGCGCGAGACGCCTGTAAAGAACCTGCACGCAGCCAACCCAAAACAAATGAGCCGTCTCTCCTTTTTCCGGAAAAACGACTCTCGAAGTCACGCCATCGCTGCCCCCCTCAGAACTTCACATGAATGTTTTCTTTCCTACTTGTTCCGGCGCTGCCCGTCAACAGAAAAAACAGGTCATCCCTGCATAACAGCAGATCCCCCCTCATCATCCCATCCCCGCCCCGTTGAAAAAATCCCCTCTCTGTGCTAGCTTGCATCAGCCCACCACAATGCAGAAAAGGAAAACCTCCCCCCATGACCCAGATCCAGCGCGTCATCGAGATCACCTCCCCCGTCTTCCTGCCGGAAGAGGACATCCCCGCCGGCGGCCCCGGCGCCGCCTTCACCGTCGAACGGCCGCTCGCCCTCGAGATCGGCTGCGGCATCGGCGACTTCATCATCCAGTTGGCCCGGCAGCATCCGGAGCGCAACCACCTGGCCATCGACATCTACAACAAGGGGTGCCACAAGACCTGCAAGAAGGTGGAGGCCGCCGGCCTCAACAACGTGCGGGTCATGCGCATCGAGGCGCGCTACCTGCTGACGCGCCACCTGGGGCGCGAAAGCCTCGCCGCCATCTACATCAACTGTCCCGACCCCTGGCCGAAGAAGCGCCACCGCGGCCGCCGCCTGGTCAACGCCGATTTCCTGCGGATGGCCCACTACTACCTGCGTCCCGGCGGCGATTTTCATTTCAGCACCGATTTCGCCGATTACGCCGAAGACGTGGCAGGCATCTTCCCCGCCGCCCCCGGCTACCGCAACCGCCTCGCCGAGCCCTTCGCCCTCTCGCTCCCCGGCTATCCCCTCTCCAAGTACATGCGCCGGTTTCTCGACCAGGGGCAGCCGATTCACTTCATCCATCAGCAGCGGGAGGCAGACCTTGCCGTCGACGCTGTGCAGCCGCCGCCCGTCCTCCCCGGCTTCCGCGCCGCCTGGAGCATGGCCGGCAATGAGTAGCTACCTGACCGCCAGCTGTCCCGGCACCGGCGGCAGCCTCAAGGAGACGCCGGAGGACTTTCTGGTCGAGGAGCTGCCACTCTACACCCCGTGCGGCGAAGGGGAGCACCTCTACCTGACGGTGGAAAAACGCGGCCTGACGACCTTCGACCTGCTGCAGCAGCTCGCCCGGGCCCTCAAGGTCCCCGAACGGGAGATCGGCTACGCTGGCCTCAAGGATGCCCGGGCCACCACCCGCCAGACCGTCTCGGTCACCGGGGTGCGGCCGGAGCAGGCGATGGCCCTGGAGCTCGCGGGGGTAAGCATCCTCGCCGCCCGCTACCACCGCAACAAGCTGCGGCTGGGGCATCTGGCCGGCAACCGCTTCGAAATCCGCCTGCGGGGGGTCGGTGAGGGGGCTCTGGAGACGGCCCTCGACGTGCTGCATGTGCTGGAGCAGGTCGGTGTCCCCAACCTCTTCGGGCAGCAGCGCTACGGCTCGCTCGGCAACTCGCATCTGATCGGCGCCGCGCTGCTGCGCCGCAACTTCGCCGAGGCGGCCGCCCAAATCGTCGGCGATCCGGCGAAAATCGACAACGAGCGCTGGCGCCAAGGGGCGGAGGCCTTCGCCGCCGGCGATCTGGCGGGTGCCCTGGCCCTGCTTCCGCCGCGCATGCGGGACGAACGGCGGATGATCGAGGCCCTGCGCGCCGGCCGCTCGGCCGAGGAGGCGGTGCTCGCCCTGCCGCGCAAGCTGCTGCGGCTCTACCTGTCGGCCTTCCAGTCGGCCCTCTTCGACCGGCTGGTCGCCATGCGGCTGGGCACCCTGGAAACCCTCTGGGCGGGCGATCTCGCCTTCAAGCATGACAACGGCGCCTGCTTCATCGTTGAGGATCCGGCCATCGAGCAGCCCCGCGCCAACCGCTTCGAGATCAGCCCCTCGGCCCCCCTATACGGCTACAAGGTGACCCTGGCCCAGGGCCAGGCCGGCCTGCTGGAGAGAGCCCTGCTCGACAAGGAACGGCTGCAGCTGGAGTCATTCCGCCTGCCGGGCGGCCTCGGCATGGAAGGAGAGCGCCGCCCCCTGCGGGTTCCCCTGGCCGGCGCCGCGGCCCGGCAGGAGGGAGACGACCTGCTCGTCTCCTTCAGCCTGCCGAAGGGGTGTTACGCCACGAGCGTGCTGCGCGAGATCATGAAGAATGAAATTTAGGATTCTCTCCCGTTACGACGACAGGAGGTCGGCATGACAGATAAGCAGCAGCCCCCCCGCAAGCCGGACGACGAACTGCGTGTCAACTTCTTCCGCCCCCGGCCCGGCTTCATGCGCAAGGAGGTGCGGCTCATCTGGGCCATGCTCGCCGGCTGGGCCATCTGCACCTTTGGTTTCCAGTTCCTGCTGGTCCTGATGCAGCGCAACGAAGGGGGTGAGAGCACTCTCACCGACGTCACACTCCTCGGCTTTCCCTTTCACTACTGGTTCAGCGGCCAGTTCCTGATCCTCTGGTTCATTCTGCTTTGCCTTGTTTTCAACCTTGCCATCGATCGGCTCAACGAACAGTACCGGAAGCGCAAATAAGGAGTGCCCATGGTCACCGAAGGATTCAAGCTCTCCCCGGTCCTGCTTTTGCTCGCGGTGCTTGCCGGTTCCTTGCTGGTCGGTTTGGCCAGTCGCACCCACAGGGGGGAATACTACCTGGTCTCCGGCCGCTCCGTCGGCCCCCTGGGCATCGGCGCCGCCATCGCCTCCAACTGGATGAGCGCCGCCTCGTTTCTGGGCATTGCCGGCATCTTCTACCTGCAGGGCTATTTCGCCCTCGCCTACGTAATCGGCTGGACCGGCGGCTACGTGCTGCTGCTGATCCTGATGGCCGGACAGATCCGCCGCTTCGGCAAGTACACCGCCCCGGAGTTCGTCGAGGCGCGCTACGACTCGCCGGCCGCCCGTGTCCTGTCGGCGGTGATCACCATCCTCATTTCGCTGATCTATTGCGTGGCCCAGTACAAGGGGATCGGACTGGTCTTTGCCTGGATGTTCGGCTTCGACTACACCGGTTCCCTGCTGCTGGGTACGGTGGTGGCCATCTCCTACCTGGTCGTCTCGGGTACTCTGGGAGCCGCCCGCAATCAGCAGCTCCACTACGCGATACTCATCGTCTGCTTCATCGTCCCGCTGATGGCCGTCGCCGGCAAGCTCGGCTATTTCTGGGCCATCCCCCAACTCGGTTACGGCGTGGCGCTGCACGACCTGGCCGGCGATACCGGCGGCACCTACACCTTTCCCTGGACCTATGCCACCCCCTACCAGTGGACGGCTCTCTGTTTCACCCTGATGGTCGGCACTGCCGGCCTGCCCCACGTCCTTTCCCGCTTCTACACCGTCCCCAATGTCCGCGACGCCCGCTGGAGTGTGGTCTGGGGGATCTTCTTCATCGGCCTGCTCTACTGGAGCGCCCCCGCCTACGCCGTCTTTGCCCGGATCTGGGAGGGGGGCGGACCGGTCGCCGACCCGCAGGCGGCCCGGGCGGTGGCCGACCTCATCGTCATCAAGGCGGCCGAGTGGGCCGGGGTGCCGACCTGGCTCACCGGCATTGTCGCCGTCGGCGCCATCATTGCCGCCTTCTCCACCGTCACCGGTCTGCTCATCACCGGCGCCGGCGCCTTCTCCTACGACATCTACTACCGCCTGATCAACCCCCGGGCCAGCGAAAGGCAGCGCATGCGGATCGCCAAGGGGGCGACCCTCGTGCTGGCCGTGCTGGTCGTTTTCGTGGCGGTCGAGCCGCCGGGGATGATCGCCGAGATCACCGCCGTTGCTTTCGCCCTGGCCGGCAACACCCTCTTCCCGGTCTTTCTCCTCGGAATCTGGTGGGACCGGACCAACAAGTACGGCGCCATTGCCGGCATGCTGACGGGCCTCGGCGTCACCTGCGCCTCCCTGCTGCCCGGCGAAGCTTTCCCCCTGCTGCAGACGCTGCTGCCGCCGACCTCTTCGGCGCTGATCGGCGCCCCTCTTGTGACCCTGGTGATGATTGTCGTCTCGCTGGTTACCCCGCCACCGCCGGAGGCAATCCGCCGCTTTCTGGCCGAGAAGGTGCACAGCTCGTGAGCTGCCGTCGAAACCGGCCAACCGCAGCCGGCTCGGGAGAAAACGAAAAGCCGTTCGTGCGCTTACCTGCGACGAGCGGCCCCGCTGAAACATCGGAATTTTTTTGCACTTCCCTTCGGAGCGAACCGGACCGATGAAACTTGTCCTGTCAGCCGGCAGCCTCTATACCCTCCCCATGGCGAAGGCATTCGAAATCGCCAGGGATACCGGCTTCGAGGGCATGGAAATCATCATCAATCAGGATTTCCAGTACCGGGACAACGCGGCCCTGATCCGCGATTTGCACGCCATCCTCCCGGTCTGCTCGCTGCACGCACCTTTTTTCGAAATCGACGGCTGGGGGAACAAGATCGATCAACTCTTGCGCACTGCCGCCCTGGCCATCGACACGGGGATCCCCCTGATCAACTTCCACCCCCCGGCCTGGATGGGTCTGGAGCTTAAATTCTGGCGTTGGTTCCACGGCATCCGCAATTTCCAGACAGAAATCGGACAAGACCAGGTCCTTATCACCATTGAAAACATGCCCTGTTCCGGCTCCTTCAAGGTCAACCCCTACCTCCTCGGCCAGACAGGCAAAATGATCGGCTTCATGCAGGACCGCAACCTCTACCTGACCTTCGACACCGCCCACATGGGTTCGTCCAAAGCCAACTTCCTCCACGATTTCCATCTCTTCTACGATTCGGGAAGGATGCGCAACATCCATTTCTCCGACTATGGCTACGGCCGGGAGCACCTGTTGCCCGGGCACGGCGTTCTGCCCCTGACCCGTTTTCTCAATCATCTGCGGGAGACCGGCTACGACAGCACGTTGACGCTGGAACTCTCCCCCCACGAATTCCCCGAGCATGAGGACGGAATTCGCGAGGGAATGGCGGAGATCTTCGCCTATCTCTGCCGGGAGACGCGCTTCACCGCGCCGGCAGTGACCCGAACGACATCGGCGGGTGAAAATGCGGGAGTGCTTGAAAAGGGACTGGCTGAAGGAAAGACGTCCTAGCGGACGATATAGACCGAGTGGCTGGCATGCAGGGCAACCTTGGTCGAGACGCTTCCCGTCAGCGTCCGCTTGACCCGTCCGGAACCAGAGGAACCGATGACGATGACGTCGATTTCCTCTTCCTCGGCGTAGGCCATGATCTCTTCGGCGGCATCACCGTAGACCACCACGTTTTCCAGGGGGACATCGGCCTCGGCAGCGGCTTTTTCGATCACGTAGAAGATCCGCTTGCGCTTCTCTTCCCAGTCGGGCCGCTCGGTCGCCGGAGGGGAGGGGAAAAAATCGGTGAAAGAGGGGGCCCGCATGCTGGGCAGCACCAGGATAGCATAAACCTTGCTCCTGAAGCGGGTTCCAGAAACAGTGGCGAGACGCACCGCCTCCTCCGCCGCCTTGTCGGACTGGGGGGAACCATCGATAGCCACCAGGATTTTTTTGCTCAGATTCAGCATCACACTCTCCCGCGCAGGTAAAAGCCTGTCAAATCTAGCGGAAAGCGGGGAGCCTGTCAACGCCGCCGGTCGCCGACAGGCGATACGAAGTATTTATTAATGTTGACTTTTATAGAACATGATTTTATAGTTTTCCAAGTTTTGCGACACCCAGCCCCCCGACCGGCAAGGCAAGGTAATCAGATTTCGCAGAAATTTCCATTCTGCTTGACATGCGGTGCAGAATTCATAAGATGGAGATGTTGCACACGTTGATTTCAATCACCAGAGGGAAGAACTGATCATGGCCAAGAAAGACAAATCCGAATATATCATTCAGGCTGTTTCCCACGCTCTCGACCTCCTCGAACAGTTTCACGGCGAAGTGGACGAACTGGGAGTCACCGAACTCAGCAAGCGCCTCAAACTGCACAAGAATAACGTCTTCCGGCTGCTGGCAACCCTCGAGTCGCGCGGCTACATCGAACAGAACAGGGCCACCGAGAATTACCGGCTCGGCCTCAAGGCCCTCGAACTGGGGCAGACCTTCATCAAACAGATGGGGCTGCTGCGCCAGGCAAAGCCGATTCTGGAAAAACTGGTGCAGGAGTGCAATGAAACCTCCTACGTCGCCATCTTCAAGGAAGGCTTCATCGTCTACCTGGACGTGGTCGAAACCGACCTGACGGTGCGTGTCGTCTCCCGTGTCGGCTCCCGGCTGCCCGCCCACTGTACCGCTTCCGGCAAGGTTCACCTGGCGCACATGTCCGAGGAGGAAATCGACAGCATTCTTCCCACCCGCGAGATGAAGGCTTATACGCCCACCACCTACACCGACCGGGAAGTGCTGAAAAAAGACCTGAAGCAGATCGCCGAGCAGGGGTACGCCATCGACAACGAGGAGATGGATCCCGGCGTCCGTTGCGTGGCCGCGCCGATTCGCGACTATACCCGCCGCATCGTCGGCGCCCTGAGCGTTTCCGGCCCTTCCATGCGCTTCACGGACGACCGCATGGAGAAAGAGATCATCCCGTTGGTCAAACAGGCGGCCGATGAGCTTTCGACCCGCCTCGGCTTTCACAGGTAAGACGAGGTCTGCCGGCCCTCAGAGTACCGAACCAAATCCCCCTGCCGCCAGGGGGATTTTTTTATCCCGGGAACGAATATTTCATGACGATTGAGGAAGAGGTGGATCGGGGCCGCCGGGACGGGGTCGGCAGGGAAGAGAACCTTCCTTTTTTGCTTTCTCCTGCCAAACCGGCGAAGGCCGGCGTACTTCTGGTGCACGGATTTACGGCCTCCCCCTGGGAGATGCGGCTCTTCGGAGAAGCTCTGGCAACGGAAGGATACCTCGCCCTCGGGGTCCGCCTGCCGGGACACGGCACCACCGCCGAGGACCTGGTCCACCGGAGCTATGAAGAATGGCTGGCCGCCGTGGATCGGGGGTACCGGCTGCTTGCCGAACAGGGGCTGCGCTGCTACGGCATCGGCATGAGTACCGGCGCCCTGCTGCTTCTCGCCCTGGCGGCGAGCCGGCCGCTGCAGGGGCTGGTCCTGCTCTCTCCCTTTCTGAAAATGCGCCATCCCCTGGCGCAGGCCACCGGCCTGCTGCGTTTCTTGAAACGCTTTCAGCGCCACAAACTGGCGGAGAATCTGGCCGCCCACTACTACGACCGCCGGCCGGTAAACGGCGTCTACCAGCTCTGCCGGCTGACCCGCCGGATTCGAAAGATTCTCGGCTCGGTGACAACCCCTGCCCTGGTGGTCAGCAGCGCGGGTGACCGGACAGTCGAACCGGAGAGTGCCCGCGAGCTCTTCCGGCAGCTCGCCAGCCCGCACAAGGAGTATCATTGCTTCGGTCCGGAAGTCCCCCACATCCTTACCACCCCGGAAAACCCCCGCTGGCGGGAGACCTTCGGACTTACTCTCGACTTTCTGCAGACCCTGGAACACCAGGAGAGGGCAAAGTGCCGAGTTGCCGGAAAATCTTTTTGACCTGCTCCGCGGTCGCCTCCGGCGAACCGGAATTGTCGATCACGTAATCGGCCCTTGCCACCTTCTCTGCCTGTGGCATCTGGGCGGCAATCCGGGCCCGCGCCTGCTCTTCGGTGAGGCCGTCGCGCCGCAGTAGCCGCTCGATTTGCAGAGGCTCGTCAATGCGGACCACCAGCACCGCATCGACCCGCTTTTCGGCACCGGCTTCGAACAGCAGCGGCGCCTCGTAGACGACCAGCCGCCCGGCCTGCTGCGACAGCTCCTGCAGGCGCTTTTCGGCGAGGGCGGCGATGGCCGGATGGGTGATCCGGTTCAGCGCTTCGCGAGCTCCGGCATTGGTGAAGACCCGTTCGGCCAGCGCCTTGCGGTCGAGCGCGCCATCGGCCTGAAGAATTTCCCGGCCGAACTGGCCGACCAGCCGGTTCAGCGTCTCCGAGCCGGGAAGAACCGCTTCGCGGGCGAGTTCGTCGGCGCTGACCACCAGCGCCCCGAGGGATCGGAATATCTCGGTCACCAGGCTCTTGCCGGAGGCGATGCCGCCGGTGACGCCGAGAATCAGGCTACGCCGGCCTGACAGGTTTTGCGGTCTCATCACACCTCATCCCGGCTGAACGTTACCGGCCAAGGCTATCCTAATCTATAATTAAAAACAAGGCGTTCTCATGGACCAGAGCCCCTTTCCCGATGGAGCCGACATGAACGAGACCCTTCCCCGCATGGTTCTCGGCCAGGCCGAACGGCTGACCGGCCGCATCGCCTTGCGACGAAAAGTTGAAGGCACCTGGCGCGACATCGCGTGGCAGGATGTCGGCACCAATATCCGCGCCTTCGGCGAGGGGCTGCTTGGCCTCGGTATCCGGGCCGGCGACCGGGTCGCCGTCATGGCCCCCAACAGCCCGGAATGGGTCTATGCCGACCTCGGCAGCATGACCTGCGGCGCCCTCTCCGTCCCCGTCTATCATACCGAGGGGATCGGCACCCTACTGCACATTCTGCAGGACTCCCAAAGCCGCTTCCTCTTCATCCAGTCACCCCTCATCGCCGGGGAACTGCTCGAGCACCTGGGCAAGCTGCCGCACCTGGAGCGGATCATCCAGCTCGAAGGGTCCGCTGCTGGCGAACGCTGTCTGAAACTGGAAACCTTTCTGCAGCAGAGGGAGGCAGCGGCCACCGCGGAACTGGCGCACCGACTCGCGACGGCGAAACCAGGGGATGTCGCCACCCTGGTCTACACCTCGGGGACGACCGGTCCGCCGAAGGGGGTCATGCTGACCCACGCCAACTTTCTCTCCAATGTGGAAGCCTGCAGCAGTCTTTTCCCCATCGGAGCGGCGGACCAATGCCTCTCCTTCCTGCCGCTGTCGCACGTATTCGAACGCATGGCGGGCTATTATTTCATGCTGCGCCAGGGAGCGGTCATCGCCTACGCGGAAAACTTCGATTCAGTGCCTGCGAACCTGGCGGAGGTTCGCCCCACGGTGGCCATCAGCGTTCCCAGGCTTTACGAGAAGATGTATGCACGGGTCCTGGAACGGGTTCTCGCCGGACCGTGGCTGAAAAAGCAGCTCTTCTTCGGCGCCCTGAAGGCCGGACGGGCCCTGGCCGAAAGCGAGGTGCGCGGCGAACCGGCCGGCGTATTGCTGCAAAAAACGGCCACCCTCGCCCGCAAAGTGGTTTTTGCGCCCCTGCGCGAGCATCTGGGCGGGAGACTGCGCTTCTTCGTTTCGGGCGGCGCCCCCCTGGGCCGGGATATCGCCGAATTTTTCTTCGCCGTCGGCCTCCCCATCTACGAGGGTTACGGCCTGACCGAAACCTCGCCGGTCATCGCCGCCAACACACCGCAGCACGTCCGTCCTGGCACGGTGGGGCGCCCTATCCCCGGCACCGAAGTCCGCATCGCCGACGACGGCGAAATCCTCGCCCGGGGCCCCGGCGTCTTTCAGGGTTACTGGAACCAGCCGGAGCAGACCGCCGAGGTCTTCGACGATGGCTGGTTCAGGACCGGCGACATCGGCCAGCTCGATGCGGACGGTTTTCTCGCCATCACCGACCGGAAAAAGGACCTGATTGTGACCGCCGGCGGCGAAAACGTTGCCCCCCAGGTACTGGAAAACGTGTTCAAAACCGACAAGTTCATCACCAATGTCCTGGTTTACGGCGACCGCAAACCCTTCCTCACGGCCCTGATTGTCCCCAACTTCGACAATATCGAAAAGTTCGCCCGGGAACACCAGCTCGACTTTCTCAACCACTGCGATCTGGTGAACCATCCACAGGTTCTCAGGCTGATCCGCGACAGGATCGACCTGCACCAGACCAGCATGCCGCCAATCCAGCGGATCAAACGCTTCACCCTGATCTCCCGGGACTTTTCCGGCAGCGAAGGAGAAGTCACGCCGACGCTCAAGGTCAAAAGGAAAGTGGTAGCCCGACACTTCCACCGCGTCCTGGAGGAGATGTATCTGCCGCATGACCACGGCGTCCACGACAGCGGCTTCTGCATCGTCGAGCAAGGTGGTGAAACAGCCGGCCCGTGATGGGTTGCCGGCTGCCCCGCACCCGCTTTGCCGGATCCCTGCGGTTGAAACCCGTTTACTTTCGGCGGCGGAGAAGCTATCTTAATGCCCGGTATCCGGCGGCCGGAGGGAGGACACGGGTTTCGTGCAGAAAGAGCAAGAAAAGCGTAAATGCCTGGAAAACGCACTGAAGGGCTTGATCAAGCTGATCAAAGCGGTCGGGTTTTATCCGCCTGCGCACCCTGCGCTCAAGGCGGCCGCCAACGAGGCACACGCAGGCTTCTACCCACTTATGGAGAACGCTCCCCCTCTTGTCATCCTGGTTCGACGGGAGGGTTTTTTTCTCGAAGAGGACCCTGTCGGTCCCGACAATCCCATCCTGAAGAAACTCTCGTCGTTTCTCTTTTCCCGCCGCATCCAGCGCCTTACCATCCTGCAGGATCTCTCCAGTCGAGACCTCAAGGCCTTTGCCAGCTGTTTGACCCTTGAGCCGGCGAAAATATTGAAAGCAGGAGGCATTCAGGAAGCTCTCCAGAAAGCTCTGGTCTCCACTCTGTGGGTCAACGAGGTGGATCTGGCGAAAATTCAGGCCCGCAAGGAAGAACTGGAAACCGAAAAAGATCGGCTCATCAGCCAGGAGCTCGACGATGCGGTTGAAGCCCTTTCCGCCGACCAGACTGAAGTGAAACAGGAAGGGGAGAGTGAGCCGGCTGAAGTCAGGGACCTGAAGAACGTGATCGACGAGCTGCAGCGTGAACGGTCGGATCAGCGATTCCAGCAGTTGCTGCAGGAGCTTGTCCCCCTGGTCCCGCCGAACCTGAAAGAATCAAGCCGGCTTCTCGTCCTTCAGGGACTCACTCTGCTCTGCAAAAATGCCAGCGAACAGCAGAAGTCCGAGGCACGGCGAGAACATTCCAGGCACGCTCTGAAACAGATCCAGACCGATGCGTTTTTCGATTTCATGCTTTCCTTCCTCTGCGCCCGGGATCTTGAGAAAGAGACGAGGGAGCAGGTATTCCGCGTTCTTTTTTTCTTTGGGGGGGGGATGGCCCGCCGGATCATGGAGCGACTCGCCGTCGAGAGCGACGCGCAGGCGCGCAAGCTCCTTTCCGATGCACTGATTCATCGAGGGCCTGCCGCCATCCCCGTGCTTATCGAATACCTTGGCGATGACCGCTGGTATGTAGTGCGCAATGCCGTGGCGATCCTCGGGGAACTCCGTGCACAAACAGTCGTTGCGCACTTCCACCCCCTCTTCGGGCACCTTGACGTTCGCGTCCGCCGGGAGGCCATCCGGGCACTGACCCGGATTGGCGGCAACGACGCCGTCGAGATTCTTCTGCAGATCGTGCAGAAGGGAGACCCGGACCTGCGCCCTCACGCCCTGCTTTCCCTGGGCGCCATGAAAAACCCGGCAGCAATTCCTACGCTGCTGCGGATCGTAGAACAACCGGACCCCTGGGTCAAAATGGCGGAGATAAAAAAGGAGGCGATCCGAGCTTTGGGTGAGATCGGCTCGGCTGAAGCCATTCCCGCCCTGCTGGCAATCCTGAAGCATCGCAAATTCTGGCGACGTGCCCTGTTCGATGAACTGCGGGCCGTCGCCGCCCTTTCTCTCGGCGACATCGGCCATGCCAGTGCCGCAGAGCCCCTCACGGCGGCGGCGGAGGATCGTTCATCGGTTGTGGCACGAGCTGCCGTCCAGGCGCTTAAACAGCTCAGAAAGGTCTAGGCATCATGGATCCGGAAACTCTCAGA
It encodes:
- a CDS encoding universal stress protein; amino-acid sequence: MLNLSKKILVAIDGSPQSDKAAEEAVRLATVSGTRFRSKVYAILVLPSMRAPSFTDFFPSPPATERPDWEEKRKRIFYVIEKAAAEADVPLENVVVYGDAAEEIMAYAEEEEIDVIVIGSSGSGRVKRTLTGSVSTKVALHASHSVYIVR
- a CDS encoding DUF4258 domain-containing protein, with the translated sequence MPLQEPLRPDEARRLLREILASGTITYAIPHALDRLRQRNISILDCENVLRGGVVDPGEWENGAWRYRVRTQKIEVIVQFLAADEVLIVTAWRTTS
- a CDS encoding cation acetate symporter; translated protein: MVTEGFKLSPVLLLLAVLAGSLLVGLASRTHRGEYYLVSGRSVGPLGIGAAIASNWMSAASFLGIAGIFYLQGYFALAYVIGWTGGYVLLLILMAGQIRRFGKYTAPEFVEARYDSPAARVLSAVITILISLIYCVAQYKGIGLVFAWMFGFDYTGSLLLGTVVAISYLVVSGTLGAARNQQLHYAILIVCFIVPLMAVAGKLGYFWAIPQLGYGVALHDLAGDTGGTYTFPWTYATPYQWTALCFTLMVGTAGLPHVLSRFYTVPNVRDARWSVVWGIFFIGLLYWSAPAYAVFARIWEGGGPVADPQAARAVADLIVIKAAEWAGVPTWLTGIVAVGAIIAAFSTVTGLLITGAGAFSYDIYYRLINPRASERQRMRIAKGATLVLAVLVVFVAVEPPGMIAEITAVAFALAGNTLFPVFLLGIWWDRTNKYGAIAGMLTGLGVTCASLLPGEAFPLLQTLLPPTSSALIGAPLVTLVMIVVSLVTPPPPEAIRRFLAEKVHSS
- a CDS encoding YtxH domain-containing protein produces the protein MLVVGGFIGAGAALLLAPQSGQRTRRQITRRSRDQPAGRS
- a CDS encoding type II TA system antitoxin MqsA family protein; its protein translation is MTCPQCQQAELVAGRENHLYLESGLNNVTLRDITVRRCPHCGASFASIPRVSELHRAIALALVHKPERLIPAEIRFLRKHLGWSGADFARKFHCSPSQISRWERDINPTPMSNAYELLLRTLVAQGEKIEDYQDRMEDIATINEVRPAVLAMIHEQSHWRLAA
- a CDS encoding sugar phosphate isomerase/epimerase family protein, producing the protein MKLVLSAGSLYTLPMAKAFEIARDTGFEGMEIIINQDFQYRDNAALIRDLHAILPVCSLHAPFFEIDGWGNKIDQLLRTAALAIDTGIPLINFHPPAWMGLELKFWRWFHGIRNFQTEIGQDQVLITIENMPCSGSFKVNPYLLGQTGKMIGFMQDRNLYLTFDTAHMGSSKANFLHDFHLFYDSGRMRNIHFSDYGYGREHLLPGHGVLPLTRFLNHLRETGYDSTLTLELSPHEFPEHEDGIREGMAEIFAYLCRETRFTAPAVTRTTSAGENAGVLEKGLAEGKTS
- a CDS encoding DUF4212 domain-containing protein; translated protein: MTDKQQPPRKPDDELRVNFFRPRPGFMRKEVRLIWAMLAGWAICTFGFQFLLVLMQRNEGGESTLTDVTLLGFPFHYWFSGQFLILWFILLCLVFNLAIDRLNEQYRKRK
- the trmB gene encoding tRNA (guanosine(46)-N7)-methyltransferase TrmB, whose amino-acid sequence is MTQIQRVIEITSPVFLPEEDIPAGGPGAAFTVERPLALEIGCGIGDFIIQLARQHPERNHLAIDIYNKGCHKTCKKVEAAGLNNVRVMRIEARYLLTRHLGRESLAAIYINCPDPWPKKRHRGRRLVNADFLRMAHYYLRPGGDFHFSTDFADYAEDVAGIFPAAPGYRNRLAEPFALSLPGYPLSKYMRRFLDQGQPIHFIHQQREADLAVDAVQPPPVLPGFRAAWSMAGNE
- a CDS encoding IclR family transcriptional regulator, producing MAKKDKSEYIIQAVSHALDLLEQFHGEVDELGVTELSKRLKLHKNNVFRLLATLESRGYIEQNRATENYRLGLKALELGQTFIKQMGLLRQAKPILEKLVQECNETSYVAIFKEGFIVYLDVVETDLTVRVVSRVGSRLPAHCTASGKVHLAHMSEEEIDSILPTREMKAYTPTTYTDREVLKKDLKQIAEQGYAIDNEEMDPGVRCVAAPIRDYTRRIVGALSVSGPSMRFTDDRMEKEIIPLVKQAADELSTRLGFHR
- the truD gene encoding tRNA pseudouridine(13) synthase TruD, which encodes MSSYLTASCPGTGGSLKETPEDFLVEELPLYTPCGEGEHLYLTVEKRGLTTFDLLQQLARALKVPEREIGYAGLKDARATTRQTVSVTGVRPEQAMALELAGVSILAARYHRNKLRLGHLAGNRFEIRLRGVGEGALETALDVLHVLEQVGVPNLFGQQRYGSLGNSHLIGAALLRRNFAEAAAQIVGDPAKIDNERWRQGAEAFAAGDLAGALALLPPRMRDERRMIEALRAGRSAEEAVLALPRKLLRLYLSAFQSALFDRLVAMRLGTLETLWAGDLAFKHDNGACFIVEDPAIEQPRANRFEISPSAPLYGYKVTLAQGQAGLLERALLDKERLQLESFRLPGGLGMEGERRPLRVPLAGAAARQEGDDLLVSFSLPKGCYATSVLREIMKNEI